In Vicinamibacteria bacterium, the following proteins share a genomic window:
- a CDS encoding TolC family protein gives MEGPTMPDMARGLGAMLLASILSLGAVFAQESAPATIPLVVAVVRDGPPTDRDFTALVESELERHLPDGVVVRFDRREAFDARWSPERVSAALAAALDDPDVDIVLADGLHATLEAAREGRVLPKPVVSIYLQLSDVFRLPYDASDRSLKENLSFTVLPHRAEQDLAAFREMLAIDSVTVVVGPSDLELLPEIASVLEQYESTLGIDVRFAEVEQDVDAFLASQEAIQAAYLTRLPRLSEAERSRLIAGLTSRGVPTFSLVGHPDVSLGALAALIPDVTEQHVRRIALNVARLVRGEAAQDLPVLLSVEERLMVNARTALAVGYVPSLETRIFASILHEDEIDQRGAEPLAPSQALEQAELSNKFLSVQDEIIESVRQEQYRARSPLLPRAISSLGYRQTNLLQDVLPDDATTFGLSVKQMIFDDGAISRYRSSQRVYEGSEFQREADRVGVLGDAGTAFYGLAVTQALYAVQADNLRLSESFLELARLRREVGYSGMDEIYRWQAAVAQRRSALFVAAEDEDAARITLNRILGTSQERRWLLETPPIDPDVFPFVGGELDPVFDDLKARDALGDVLVDFAVGNAPDIDALDKQIESLDIGLAQSRRRFYVPSAYFNLFYNRLLTG, from the coding sequence GTGGAGGGGCCAACAATGCCCGACATGGCTCGAGGACTGGGCGCGATGCTCCTCGCGTCGATCCTGTCTCTGGGAGCCGTTTTCGCCCAGGAATCGGCTCCCGCGACAATTCCCCTGGTCGTGGCGGTGGTCCGAGACGGGCCTCCGACCGACCGGGATTTCACGGCTCTCGTGGAATCCGAGCTCGAACGGCATCTGCCTGACGGCGTCGTGGTTCGCTTCGATCGCCGAGAGGCCTTCGACGCCCGATGGTCTCCCGAACGCGTCTCGGCGGCTCTGGCGGCGGCCCTCGACGATCCGGACGTCGACATCGTGCTCGCCGACGGCCTTCACGCCACCCTGGAGGCGGCGCGAGAGGGACGGGTGCTCCCCAAACCCGTGGTGAGCATTTATCTCCAGCTTTCCGACGTCTTCCGGCTTCCCTACGACGCGAGCGATCGCTCCCTGAAAGAGAACCTGAGTTTCACCGTACTTCCTCATCGGGCGGAACAGGACCTCGCAGCGTTTCGCGAGATGTTGGCCATCGACTCGGTCACCGTCGTGGTGGGCCCGTCGGATCTCGAGCTGTTGCCCGAAATCGCGTCGGTCCTCGAGCAATACGAATCGACTCTCGGAATCGACGTCCGCTTCGCCGAAGTGGAGCAGGACGTCGACGCCTTCCTGGCTTCTCAGGAAGCGATACAGGCGGCCTACCTCACGCGGCTTCCGCGACTCAGTGAAGCCGAGCGCTCGCGGCTGATCGCCGGGCTCACCAGTCGGGGCGTCCCGACTTTCAGCCTCGTCGGGCACCCCGACGTGAGCCTCGGCGCGCTCGCGGCGCTCATCCCCGACGTCACCGAGCAGCACGTGCGGCGCATTGCCCTCAACGTCGCCCGGCTCGTCCGGGGGGAAGCGGCACAGGATCTTCCCGTTCTTCTATCGGTGGAAGAGCGATTGATGGTGAACGCTAGGACGGCCCTCGCCGTCGGCTACGTTCCATCGCTCGAAACCAGGATCTTCGCATCGATTCTGCACGAAGACGAGATCGACCAGAGAGGCGCCGAGCCCCTCGCCCCTTCTCAGGCGCTGGAACAAGCGGAGCTCAGCAACAAGTTCCTTTCCGTCCAGGACGAGATCATCGAGAGCGTCCGGCAAGAGCAGTATCGTGCGCGGAGCCCCCTTCTCCCCCGGGCGATTTCGAGCTTGGGATATCGGCAGACGAATCTCTTGCAAGACGTCCTCCCCGACGACGCGACGACTTTCGGCCTGAGCGTGAAGCAGATGATTTTCGACGACGGCGCCATCAGCAGGTATCGTTCGTCCCAGCGTGTGTACGAAGGCAGCGAGTTTCAGCGTGAGGCGGATCGTGTCGGCGTACTCGGGGACGCGGGCACCGCGTTCTACGGGCTCGCGGTGACGCAGGCGCTGTACGCCGTACAAGCCGATAACCTCAGGCTCAGCGAGTCCTTCCTCGAGCTGGCGCGTCTGAGACGCGAGGTCGGCTATTCCGGAATGGACGAGATCTACCGCTGGCAGGCGGCGGTCGCCCAAAGACGAAGCGCGCTCTTCGTCGCCGCCGAGGACGAAGACGCCGCCCGGATCACGTTGAATCGAATCCTGGGAACGAGTCAGGAACGCCGTTGGCTCCTGGAGACGCCACCCATCGATCCCGACGTGTTCCCCTTCGTAGGGGGAGAACTCGATCCGGTCTTCGATGACCTGAAGGCTCGGGATGCTCTCGGGGACGTTCTCGTCGATTTCGCCGTGGGCAACGCTCCGGACATCGATGCGCTCGACAAGCAAATCGAGTCTCTCGACATCGGGCTGGCTCAGAGTCGACGGCGTTTCTACGTTCCCTCGGCTTACTTCAACCTCTTCTACAACCGATTGCTCACGGG